A single genomic interval of Monodelphis domestica isolate mMonDom1 chromosome X, mMonDom1.pri, whole genome shotgun sequence harbors:
- the CFP gene encoding properdin isoform X2, giving the protein MEEIHLHFFPYCQSQGKEAVRCFSNFEEASNQCMGFLGEGISKHACCLNAAYSFQIPGSQTCQACGAPRWSMWSAWSPCSVSCMEGSQLRHQRCLGQGGLCSGEGQPGSLRWELQACQDKDCCPEAGGWSAWGPWSSCSVTCAQGLRSRQRACDQPIPKCGGSCPGRETETEPCDTEVPCPTHGVWAAWGPWGPCSASCLGGPQAPVQHRMRTCSSPAPSVQPPGRPCSGQAYEKQGCEGLPPCPVDGGWGPWGSTSPCSVTCGLGRIRQQRLCSQPPPQHGGAACAGDATQDGLCDTGKPCPVDGHWGPWEPWEPCARLPNFQIACENVPGQQQRFRKCEGRLHQGQRCPGHFQESRHCYNIHRCLLDGYWTAWGPWSLCQPPCGPSPTRSRHRHCTAKLPAYSPTVTTVEGQGEKNVTFWGSPRPRCSELQGQKEKVEEKRPCLHPPPCKDPLLART; this is encoded by the exons ATGGAGGAAATTCATCTCCATTTCTTTCCCTACTGCCAGAGCCAGG GCAAGGAGGCCGTGCGCTGCTTCTCCAACTTTGAGGAGGCTTCCAACCAATGCATGGGGTTCCTGGGAGAAGGGATCAGCAAGCATGCCTGCTGCCTCAATGCTGCCTACAGTTTCCAGATCCCAGGAAGCCAAACTTGCCAAGCCTGCGG GGCCCCTCGATGGTCGATGTGGTCTGCCTGGTCCCCGTGTTCCGTGTCCTGTATGGAGGGCTCCCAACTGCGTCATCAGCGATGCCTTGGCCAGGGAGGCCTGTGCTCTGGTGAGGGACAGCCTGGGAGCCTTCGCTGGGAATTGCAGGCATGCCAGGACAAGGACTGTTGCCCAG AGGCTGGTGGTTGGTCTGCCTGGGGGCCATGGAGCTCGTGCTCTGTGACCTGTGCCCAGGGTTTGCGGAGCCGCCAAAGGGCCTGTGACCAGCCAATCCCAAAGTGTGGGGGCAGCTGCCCTGGCAGGGAAACCGAGACTGAGCCATGTGATACAGAGGTCCcgtgtccca CCCATGGGGTCTGGGCAGCCTGGGGACCTTGGGGGCCTTGTTCAGCCTCCTGTCTCGGGGGGCCCCAGGCCCCTGTCCAACACAGAATGAGGACATGCTCTTCTCCAGCCCCTTCGGTCCAACCCCCAGGAAGGCCCTGTTCTGGCCAGGCCTATGAAAAGCAGGGCTGTGAGGGCCTTCCACCATGCCCTG TGGATGGTGGCTGGGGTCCCTGGGGGTCTACCAGCCCCTGCTCGGTGACCTGTGGCCTGGGGAGGATCCGGCAGCAGCGGCTGTGCAGTCAGCCCCCACCTCAGCACGGAGGTGCGGCCTGTGCTGGAGACGCTACCCAGGATGGCCTGTGCGATACGGGAAAGCCCTGCCCGGTCGATGGTCACTGGGGTCCTTGGGAGCCCTGGGAGCCCTGTGCCCGACTCCCTAACTTCCAGATTGCATGTGAGAATGTGCCAGGCCAGCAGCAGCGCTTTCGCAAGTGTGAGGGCCGCCTCCACCAAGGCCAACGCTGCCCGGGCCACTTCCAGGAGTCCCGCCATTGTTACAACATCCATCGGTGCCTCT TGGATGGCTACTGGACAGCCTGGGGGCCCTGGAGTCTCTGCCAGCCCCCCTGTGGGCCCTCTCCCACCCGCTCCCGACACCGTCATTGTACTGCCAAGTTGCCTGCTTACTC GCCCACGGTGACCACGGTGGAAGGCCAGGGGGAGAAGAATGTGACGTTCTGGGGGAGCCCGAGGCCCCGCTGCTCTGAGCTGCAAGGCCAGAAGGAGAAGGTGGAGGAGAAGAGGCCATGTCTGCACCCTCCACCCTGCAAGGACCCCCTGCTGGCCAGAACTTGA
- the CFP gene encoding properdin isoform X1 has product MGAKGMEAVALKPGSSHLPFQLVAIAFGPSCPWLPTMLLSLLFVLLVLLSSRGTGKEAVRCFSNFEEASNQCMGFLGEGISKHACCLNAAYSFQIPGSQTCQACGAPRWSMWSAWSPCSVSCMEGSQLRHQRCLGQGGLCSGEGQPGSLRWELQACQDKDCCPEAGGWSAWGPWSSCSVTCAQGLRSRQRACDQPIPKCGGSCPGRETETEPCDTEVPCPTHGVWAAWGPWGPCSASCLGGPQAPVQHRMRTCSSPAPSVQPPGRPCSGQAYEKQGCEGLPPCPVDGGWGPWGSTSPCSVTCGLGRIRQQRLCSQPPPQHGGAACAGDATQDGLCDTGKPCPVDGHWGPWEPWEPCARLPNFQIACENVPGQQQRFRKCEGRLHQGQRCPGHFQESRHCYNIHRCLLDGYWTAWGPWSLCQPPCGPSPTRSRHRHCTAKLPAYSPTVTTVEGQGEKNVTFWGSPRPRCSELQGQKEKVEEKRPCLHPPPCKDPLLART; this is encoded by the exons ATGGGGGCAAAGGGGATGGAGGCAGTGGCTTTAAAACCTGGAAGTTCCCACCTTCCTTTTCAACTGGTCGCCATAGCCTTCGGCCCCAGCTGTCCCTGGCTCCCCACAATGCTGCTGTCGCTGCTATTTGtgctcctggttctcctttcatCCCGGGGGACAG GCAAGGAGGCCGTGCGCTGCTTCTCCAACTTTGAGGAGGCTTCCAACCAATGCATGGGGTTCCTGGGAGAAGGGATCAGCAAGCATGCCTGCTGCCTCAATGCTGCCTACAGTTTCCAGATCCCAGGAAGCCAAACTTGCCAAGCCTGCGG GGCCCCTCGATGGTCGATGTGGTCTGCCTGGTCCCCGTGTTCCGTGTCCTGTATGGAGGGCTCCCAACTGCGTCATCAGCGATGCCTTGGCCAGGGAGGCCTGTGCTCTGGTGAGGGACAGCCTGGGAGCCTTCGCTGGGAATTGCAGGCATGCCAGGACAAGGACTGTTGCCCAG AGGCTGGTGGTTGGTCTGCCTGGGGGCCATGGAGCTCGTGCTCTGTGACCTGTGCCCAGGGTTTGCGGAGCCGCCAAAGGGCCTGTGACCAGCCAATCCCAAAGTGTGGGGGCAGCTGCCCTGGCAGGGAAACCGAGACTGAGCCATGTGATACAGAGGTCCcgtgtccca CCCATGGGGTCTGGGCAGCCTGGGGACCTTGGGGGCCTTGTTCAGCCTCCTGTCTCGGGGGGCCCCAGGCCCCTGTCCAACACAGAATGAGGACATGCTCTTCTCCAGCCCCTTCGGTCCAACCCCCAGGAAGGCCCTGTTCTGGCCAGGCCTATGAAAAGCAGGGCTGTGAGGGCCTTCCACCATGCCCTG TGGATGGTGGCTGGGGTCCCTGGGGGTCTACCAGCCCCTGCTCGGTGACCTGTGGCCTGGGGAGGATCCGGCAGCAGCGGCTGTGCAGTCAGCCCCCACCTCAGCACGGAGGTGCGGCCTGTGCTGGAGACGCTACCCAGGATGGCCTGTGCGATACGGGAAAGCCCTGCCCGGTCGATGGTCACTGGGGTCCTTGGGAGCCCTGGGAGCCCTGTGCCCGACTCCCTAACTTCCAGATTGCATGTGAGAATGTGCCAGGCCAGCAGCAGCGCTTTCGCAAGTGTGAGGGCCGCCTCCACCAAGGCCAACGCTGCCCGGGCCACTTCCAGGAGTCCCGCCATTGTTACAACATCCATCGGTGCCTCT TGGATGGCTACTGGACAGCCTGGGGGCCCTGGAGTCTCTGCCAGCCCCCCTGTGGGCCCTCTCCCACCCGCTCCCGACACCGTCATTGTACTGCCAAGTTGCCTGCTTACTC GCCCACGGTGACCACGGTGGAAGGCCAGGGGGAGAAGAATGTGACGTTCTGGGGGAGCCCGAGGCCCCGCTGCTCTGAGCTGCAAGGCCAGAAGGAGAAGGTGGAGGAGAAGAGGCCATGTCTGCACCCTCCACCCTGCAAGGACCCCCTGCTGGCCAGAACTTGA